One window of the Capnocytophaga haemolytica genome contains the following:
- a CDS encoding cation:proton antiporter codes for MGWAGMRGVVSLATALSIPLTLADKVTPFPHRDLILFITFVVILTTLVVQGLTLPWLIKAVPFPDYGDHIEEAEAEDLIRKEMARAAVAYMEANFPDEIERSFLLTTNKQIWEHQMSRPLCTLTKHARGHYIEVLHHQREVLTKLNEDPSIDEEVINAFRYRLNLEEEKWVHNE; via the coding sequence ATGGGATGGGCAGGGATGCGCGGGGTAGTGTCGCTGGCTACGGCACTCTCTATACCGCTGACCCTTGCCGATAAGGTTACGCCCTTCCCGCATCGCGACCTGATATTGTTCATTACCTTTGTGGTGATATTAACCACCTTGGTAGTACAGGGGCTCACCCTTCCGTGGCTCATCAAGGCGGTGCCCTTCCCTGACTATGGCGACCATATTGAGGAGGCAGAGGCAGAGGATTTGATACGCAAGGAGATGGCGCGTGCAGCAGTAGCGTATATGGAAGCGAACTTCCCCGATGAGATAGAGCGCTCGTTCTTGCTGACCACCAATAAGCAGATATGGGAGCATCAGATGAGTCGCCCACTGTGTACCCTTACCAAGCACGCACGAGGACACTACATAGAGGTACTACATCATCAGCGTGAGGTGCTCACCAAGCTCAATGAAGACCCAAGCATTGATGAGGAAGTAATCAATGCCTTCCGCTATCGACTCAACTTAGAAGAAGAGAAGTGGGTGCATAATGAGTAG
- a CDS encoding cation:proton antiporter, whose protein sequence is MAINVSLFLLLLLVIIALMLVANKLKIAYPILLVIGGLALSFIPNLPKVHINPELIFIVFLPPLLYEETWAISQKELWKWRRIIISLAFPAVFITAAAVAWVANMVFPGFALPLGFLLGGIVSPTDTVSTNAIAKFVKIPKRIEVILGNESLLNDASGLIVFRMAAIAVTTGQFLLGKASLNFVWMVLGGIAIGLAVAWLMYKMHKYLPTERNMDIILTLITPYVIYILADFAQTSGVLAVVAGALFLSRKRDEIFAATTQINAIAVWNVYVFILNGLAFALIGLDLPQILEGIQAKEGIDLWTAITYGLIVTGVLIVVRFGCMLGAVVITQIMKHFITVADDRLPARQVH, encoded by the coding sequence ATGGCAATCAATGTATCTTTATTCTTGTTGTTGCTTTTGGTGATTATTGCTCTGATGCTCGTTGCCAATAAGCTGAAAATCGCTTACCCTATTCTGTTGGTAATTGGCGGTTTAGCTTTGAGTTTTATTCCGAATTTGCCTAAGGTACATATCAATCCTGAACTGATATTCATCGTCTTTCTGCCACCTTTGCTTTATGAGGAGACGTGGGCTATCTCGCAGAAGGAGCTATGGAAATGGCGACGCATTATCATCAGTCTGGCATTCCCTGCAGTGTTTATCACGGCAGCGGCGGTGGCGTGGGTTGCCAATATGGTCTTCCCAGGGTTTGCACTTCCTTTGGGTTTCTTGCTTGGGGGAATAGTATCGCCTACGGACACTGTGAGTACGAATGCGATTGCTAAGTTTGTGAAAATACCTAAGCGCATAGAGGTGATTTTGGGCAATGAGAGTCTGCTCAACGACGCTTCTGGCTTGATTGTCTTTCGTATGGCAGCCATTGCCGTTACTACGGGTCAGTTTTTGCTGGGGAAAGCCTCGCTAAACTTTGTATGGATGGTGCTTGGGGGTATTGCCATAGGGCTGGCAGTGGCTTGGCTGATGTATAAGATGCATAAATACTTACCCACAGAGCGCAATATGGATATTATCCTCACACTGATCACCCCCTACGTAATTTATATATTGGCAGATTTTGCTCAGACTTCAGGGGTGTTGGCAGTGGTAGCTGGGGCGCTTTTCCTCTCACGCAAGCGAGATGAGATCTTCGCGGCAACTACGCAGATCAATGCCATTGCGGTATGGAACGTATATGTATTTATCCTCAACGGACTGGCGTTTGCCCTCATCGGGCTCGACTTGCCACAGATATTAGAAGGCATTCAGGCAAAAGAAGGCATTGACTTGTGGACAGCTATCACCTATGGGCTTATCGTTACGGGGGTGCTCATCGTGGTGCGCTTTGGCTGTATGCTTGGGGCAGTGGTGATTACCCAGATAATGAAGCACTTCATCACAGTAGCTGATGATCGTTTGCCAGCAAGGCAGGTCCATTAG
- a CDS encoding class I SAM-dependent methyltransferase, which translates to MKVENTLNEKQGHWILAKLGKRVLRPGGRELTEKLINGLQISNDDDVVEFAPGLGFTAALTCARRPHSYTGVDLNEAAAAKARKSLNYDKAKIIIADASETGLPDGSATKVYGEAMLTMQPLEHKKAIIGEAYRLLKSGGYYGIHELGLKPNDVSDTVKEDIFKELSSTIRVHARPMTEAEWTELLKEQGFKVVSVFEAPMHLVERKRMIQDEGFLRFLKIAFNLLRFPELRKRVKKMKATFRKHDKNLSGIAIVAQKV; encoded by the coding sequence ATGAAAGTAGAAAACACTTTAAACGAAAAGCAAGGGCACTGGATTCTTGCTAAGCTCGGTAAGCGTGTGCTCCGCCCTGGAGGTCGTGAGCTTACCGAAAAACTCATCAATGGGTTGCAAATAAGCAACGATGACGATGTAGTAGAATTTGCCCCTGGCTTGGGCTTCACTGCCGCTCTTACTTGCGCACGACGCCCACACAGTTATACAGGGGTCGACCTCAATGAGGCTGCCGCAGCAAAAGCGCGCAAAAGCCTCAATTATGACAAGGCTAAAATCATCATTGCCGACGCTTCTGAAACAGGCTTGCCCGATGGCTCAGCCACCAAAGTATACGGCGAGGCAATGCTGACGATGCAGCCTTTAGAGCATAAAAAAGCTATCATTGGTGAGGCATACCGCCTACTGAAATCGGGAGGCTATTACGGTATCCACGAACTGGGATTGAAGCCCAATGATGTGTCCGACACTGTAAAAGAGGACATCTTTAAGGAACTGAGCTCCACCATACGCGTACATGCCCGCCCAATGACAGAAGCCGAATGGACGGAACTGCTCAAAGAACAAGGCTTTAAGGTCGTCAGCGTCTTTGAAGCCCCAATGCACCTCGTCGAAAGAAAGCGTATGATACAAGATGAAGGCTTTCTACGCTTCCTGAAAATAGCCTTTAACCTCTTGCGCTTCCCCGAACTGCGTAAGCGTGTCAAGAAGATGAAGGCTACTTTCCGCAAGCACGATAAAAACCTTTCAGGTATTGCTATCGTAGCGCAGAAAGTCTAA
- the polA gene encoding DNA polymerase I, whose product MMKKLFLLDAYALIFRGYYAFIKNPRINSKGLNTSAILGFMNSLFDVIKRERPDHLAVAFDKGGSEARFALYPEYKANRDETPEAIRIAVPYIHEILRALHIPILEKEGYEADDIIGTLSKQAEAQGYQVYMVTPDKDYAQLVSEHIFMYRPAGKGGDIEVWGVKEVQEKFEVARPEQVIDFLGMMGDAVDNIPGLPGVGEKTAKKLLAEFGSMENLLANTDKLKGKLRENIENNKEKGVLSKQLATIMLDVPVHFDEKDCALSQPDMQAVTALFEELEFRALLQNLLRTYAPDTYIPPQPKAKASGQLDLFAPPMEEGTGATSAPLSSKQTAESTPHFYQVADSPMARKMLLKSLLQQSEVCFDTETTSLNALEAQLVGISFSWDAHKGYYVPIPEEQAAAQTVVDELRPFFENPNISKVGQNLKYDLKVLQNYHIDVQGMLFDTMLAHYLINPDSRHNMDLLAETYLNYTPIAIESLIGKGKAQRSMRTVPIEQLKEYATEDADVTWQLGVLFKAKLPEVNADKVYYRLEAPLIKVLAAMEREGIRLDVDYLKELSKGLDSDILELEASIAEQAGTPFNLGSPKQLGEVLFERLKLVSKPKKTKTGQYATSEEVLSPLADKHPIVKNILEWRGLQKLKSTYVDALPEEVSHTTGRVHTTYMQTVAATGRLSSNEPNLQNIPIRTPRGQQVRKAFVARNPDYVLLSADYSQIELRIIAALSEEHNMIEAFLRKEDIHRSTAAKVFGVPLEEVTREQRSHAKTVNFGIIYGASAFGLSSQTELSRTESKELIDTYYATYPHLREYIDKQIAFAREHGYVETVLGRRRYLPDIHSHNQVVRGGAERNAVNAPIQGSAADIIKIAMIRIYEQLQREHLQTKMLLQVHDELVFDVPRSEIEIVKPLIKEAMENAYNLAVPLVVDIGIGDNWLDAH is encoded by the coding sequence TTGATGAAAAAACTATTCCTTTTAGATGCGTATGCCCTTATTTTTAGGGGCTATTACGCTTTTATCAAGAATCCGCGTATCAACTCCAAAGGGCTGAATACTTCGGCTATCTTGGGGTTTATGAACTCACTTTTTGATGTTATCAAGCGCGAACGCCCCGACCATCTCGCTGTGGCTTTCGACAAAGGGGGCAGTGAGGCACGTTTTGCGCTCTACCCTGAGTACAAAGCCAATCGCGATGAGACGCCCGAGGCGATACGCATCGCCGTGCCCTATATCCACGAGATACTGCGCGCACTGCATATCCCTATCCTCGAAAAAGAGGGCTACGAGGCGGACGACATCATCGGAACGCTCTCCAAACAGGCAGAGGCACAGGGCTACCAGGTGTATATGGTTACCCCCGACAAGGATTATGCACAGCTCGTCTCGGAGCATATCTTTATGTATCGCCCTGCGGGTAAGGGAGGCGACATTGAGGTGTGGGGCGTAAAGGAGGTGCAGGAGAAGTTTGAGGTAGCACGTCCTGAGCAGGTAATCGACTTTCTCGGTATGATGGGCGATGCGGTGGATAACATCCCTGGTCTGCCTGGCGTAGGCGAAAAGACCGCCAAGAAACTGCTCGCTGAGTTTGGCAGTATGGAAAACCTATTGGCTAATACCGATAAGCTCAAAGGAAAACTGCGCGAGAACATTGAAAACAACAAGGAAAAGGGGGTACTCTCCAAGCAATTAGCAACCATTATGCTCGATGTACCTGTGCATTTTGATGAGAAGGATTGTGCACTCTCGCAGCCCGATATGCAGGCCGTAACGGCCCTCTTTGAGGAATTGGAGTTCCGCGCACTACTGCAAAACCTGCTGCGCACTTACGCCCCCGACACATATATCCCGCCACAACCTAAGGCGAAGGCAAGCGGACAGTTAGACCTCTTTGCACCGCCTATGGAGGAGGGTACAGGTGCTACTTCTGCCCCACTGAGCAGCAAGCAGACGGCTGAGAGCACGCCGCATTTTTACCAAGTAGCCGATAGCCCAATGGCACGCAAGATGCTGCTAAAAAGTCTGTTGCAACAATCGGAAGTGTGCTTTGATACCGAAACAACCTCGCTCAATGCCTTGGAGGCGCAGTTGGTGGGCATCTCCTTCTCGTGGGATGCGCACAAGGGCTATTATGTGCCTATCCCTGAGGAACAAGCAGCAGCGCAGACAGTAGTGGACGAACTGCGTCCGTTCTTTGAGAACCCGAATATCAGCAAGGTAGGACAGAACCTCAAATACGACCTAAAAGTGCTGCAAAACTACCATATAGACGTGCAGGGGATGCTCTTCGATACGATGCTCGCCCATTACCTCATCAACCCCGATTCGCGCCACAATATGGATTTGCTTGCCGAGACCTATCTCAATTACACGCCGATAGCTATTGAAAGCCTGATAGGCAAAGGCAAGGCACAACGCTCAATGCGCACCGTGCCGATAGAGCAGCTAAAAGAATACGCCACCGAAGACGCCGATGTTACGTGGCAATTGGGCGTGCTCTTTAAGGCGAAGTTGCCCGAAGTAAATGCCGACAAGGTGTATTACCGCCTCGAGGCACCACTGATCAAAGTATTGGCAGCGATGGAGCGCGAGGGGATTCGCCTCGATGTGGACTATCTCAAAGAACTCTCCAAAGGATTAGACAGCGATATACTGGAATTAGAGGCGAGCATAGCCGAGCAGGCAGGCACACCCTTTAACCTCGGTTCGCCTAAGCAGTTGGGTGAGGTGCTTTTTGAGCGATTAAAGCTCGTGAGTAAGCCCAAGAAGACCAAAACAGGGCAATACGCAACCTCAGAGGAGGTGCTCTCGCCCTTAGCGGATAAGCACCCCATTGTAAAGAATATCTTGGAGTGGCGCGGCTTGCAGAAGCTCAAATCCACCTACGTAGATGCGCTGCCCGAGGAGGTGAGCCACACCACAGGGCGCGTGCACACCACCTATATGCAGACCGTAGCTGCCACAGGCCGACTCAGCAGCAACGAGCCTAACCTACAAAACATACCGATCCGTACCCCACGTGGGCAGCAGGTGCGCAAGGCTTTTGTAGCTCGCAACCCCGATTATGTGTTGCTCTCTGCCGACTACTCGCAGATAGAGCTACGCATCATTGCTGCATTGAGTGAGGAACACAATATGATTGAGGCTTTTCTGCGCAAGGAAGATATTCACCGCTCTACCGCTGCTAAAGTCTTTGGGGTGCCCCTTGAGGAGGTAACCCGCGAGCAGCGCAGCCACGCCAAAACAGTGAACTTCGGGATTATTTATGGTGCTTCTGCCTTTGGGCTGAGCAGTCAGACCGAGCTGAGCCGCACCGAGAGCAAGGAGCTGATTGACACCTACTACGCTACCTATCCGCACCTGCGTGAATATATTGATAAACAGATTGCTTTTGCCCGCGAACACGGCTATGTGGAGACGGTGCTCGGGCGCAGGCGTTACCTGCCCGACATACACTCGCACAACCAAGTGGTACGCGGAGGGGCAGAGCGCAATGCCGTAAATGCGCCCATACAAGGCTCTGCGGCGGACATCATCAAGATAGCGATGATACGCATCTACGAGCAGCTACAACGTGAGCACTTACAGACCAAGATGCTGCTACAAGTGCACGACGAACTCGTATTTGACGTGCCCCGCAGTGAAATAGAAATAGTAAAGCCCCTCATCAAAGAAGCGATGGAAAATGCCTACAACCTCGCTGTGCCGCTGGTAGTAGACATAGGGATAGGAGATAATTGGCTGGATGCGCATTAG
- a CDS encoding UDP-N-acetylmuramoyl-tripeptide--D-alanyl-D-alanine ligase, with protein sequence MKSLYEKFTASTGVCTDSRAITEGCLYFALKGEYFNGNLFAEEALAKGAAYAIIDEPAVKASEQMLVVDDVLSTLQQLANYHRRTLGTLVIGITGSNGKTTTKELIASVLGQGMQVVSTRGNLNNHIGVPLTLLSIKPETDIAVVEMGANHPGEIAFLCNIAEPDYGYITSIGKAHLEGFGSFEGVVKTKGELFDYLKAHHKTIFLNAKDTLQAGLVASYEHVYTFGDTPMANVHIQCLATQPVTALLTDSSQSLTAEPATHAIDFLPEDIEGFTEPHTTIAAHLRGDYNFTNVAAAIAIGRYFKLSPAAIKRGIEQYVPNNNRNQFLKCGSNTVVLDAYNANPSSMTAAIGNVVAMEGFAKKALILGDMFELGSYAAAEHQRIVDLISEHSWAGVYLIGEQFSATDTSYPKYKTFEAFAASFPKDAFADTLILIKGSRGMALERIITEGLLSE encoded by the coding sequence ATGAAATCTCTATACGAAAAGTTTACCGCCTCCACAGGCGTATGCACCGATAGCCGTGCTATTACCGAAGGTTGCCTCTATTTTGCTCTAAAAGGGGAGTACTTCAATGGCAATCTATTTGCTGAAGAAGCCCTTGCTAAAGGGGCTGCCTATGCTATCATCGATGAGCCTGCTGTGAAGGCATCTGAGCAAATGCTCGTAGTCGATGACGTGCTCTCCACCTTACAGCAGCTGGCGAATTACCACCGCCGCACGCTCGGCACCTTAGTGATAGGCATTACAGGCAGCAACGGCAAAACCACTACTAAGGAGCTGATCGCTTCTGTGCTTGGTCAAGGTATGCAGGTAGTCTCCACACGTGGCAACCTCAATAACCATATTGGCGTACCACTAACATTGCTCTCCATAAAGCCTGAAACAGACATTGCGGTAGTGGAAATGGGTGCCAATCACCCTGGGGAGATAGCCTTCCTTTGCAATATTGCCGAACCTGACTATGGCTACATTACCAGCATCGGCAAGGCACACTTAGAGGGCTTTGGCTCTTTTGAAGGGGTTGTAAAGACCAAAGGCGAGCTTTTTGACTACTTAAAAGCCCACCATAAAACTATCTTCCTCAATGCAAAGGACACGCTGCAGGCTGGGCTTGTAGCAAGTTATGAGCACGTTTACACCTTTGGCGATACTCCTATGGCAAATGTGCACATTCAGTGCCTTGCCACCCAGCCAGTCACGGCTTTGCTCACCGATAGCAGCCAGAGCCTTACTGCTGAGCCTGCTACGCACGCCATCGACTTTCTCCCTGAGGATATCGAAGGCTTTACCGAACCCCATACTACCATCGCAGCACACCTGCGCGGCGATTACAACTTCACCAACGTGGCAGCAGCGATCGCCATCGGGCGCTATTTCAAGCTTTCTCCTGCGGCTATCAAGCGCGGAATAGAGCAGTACGTGCCTAACAACAACCGCAATCAATTCCTGAAATGCGGTAGCAATACCGTTGTGCTGGACGCCTACAACGCCAATCCCAGCAGTATGACAGCCGCTATTGGCAACGTAGTGGCAATGGAAGGCTTTGCTAAAAAAGCTCTTATATTAGGCGATATGTTCGAACTCGGCTCCTACGCAGCGGCTGAGCACCAGCGTATCGTCGATTTGATAAGTGAGCACTCTTGGGCAGGTGTATACCTTATAGGCGAACAGTTTAGCGCTACCGATACCTCCTACCCTAAATACAAGACCTTTGAAGCATTCGCAGCGAGCTTCCCTAAGGATGCTTTCGCAGATACCCTCATCCTCATCAAAGGCTCGCGCGGTATGGCATTGGAGCGCATCATAACAGAAGGGCTACTCAGTGAGTAG
- a CDS encoding S9 family peptidase encodes MRQVKRYLWVAAALLGGFSAAGQAHRLTVTDAAYQAFADPNSPNGVRFLEPESLQDLQWVEGTDHFIYNKLDSYVVCNAQGEQLRVIGDVLPQHFPFLRQAPAIKYVSGEELVFKDGDTYYRYDFMGDKVLPAIHFPKDADHLEYNPLRKVVAYTLGNNLYLASPEEKQIAVTSFKDKNIVAGQAIHRKEFGITKGTFFSPKGNFLAFYQKDESRIADYAFVNYDTVPAQPKVIKYAFAGGPNEKASIGIYDFATKKVHYLQVDNKDDHYLTNLAWSPDEKYILLAEVDRDQSHFALNRYEVATGKKVNTLFEERNSKWVEPESAAVFLPNKNDEFLWLSERSGFTNVYHYNLNGKLIKQLTNFKWVVQSVAGFDAKGENVFIVGTSPDAREKHVYKVNIKSPKKVVQLTKVAGTHEASLSSDGKYLLDVYSNVTTPEVTQVISTDNGVAKEVHKAANPFEGLAIGTTELVSLKADDGTVLYGRLHKPSHLEANKKYPVLIYVYGGPHAQEVTNSWLGGAQLWMPVFAESEDYIVFSVDNRGSENRGFAFESVIHRHLGDIEIKDQLKGVDYLKSLPYVDGNRIAVYGWSFGGFMASSLITRAPEVFKAAVAGGAVTDWSLYEAMYGERYMDMPQENLEGYANSRVMKYINKLEGKLLLIHGSVDDTVVPQHFINLVQASLRAKKSVDMFVYPMQAHGVRGLDYVNLLQRITDYIKANNK; translated from the coding sequence ATGAGGCAAGTGAAAAGATATTTATGGGTAGCGGCGGCGCTGCTCGGAGGGTTCTCGGCGGCAGGGCAGGCGCATCGGCTGACGGTTACAGATGCTGCTTATCAGGCTTTTGCTGACCCCAATAGCCCTAATGGGGTTCGCTTTCTTGAGCCCGAAAGTCTTCAAGACCTTCAATGGGTGGAGGGTACGGATCATTTTATTTACAATAAATTGGACTCGTATGTGGTGTGCAATGCGCAAGGCGAGCAATTGCGTGTGATAGGCGATGTGCTGCCTCAGCATTTTCCTTTTCTAAGGCAGGCGCCTGCCATTAAGTACGTCAGCGGTGAGGAGCTCGTCTTTAAGGATGGCGATACGTATTACCGCTATGACTTTATGGGTGATAAGGTGTTGCCAGCGATCCACTTCCCTAAGGATGCTGACCATTTGGAATACAACCCTTTGCGCAAGGTAGTGGCTTATACGCTGGGCAACAATCTGTATTTGGCAAGCCCTGAGGAGAAGCAGATTGCGGTTACTTCGTTTAAGGATAAGAATATCGTGGCTGGACAGGCGATCCACCGCAAGGAGTTTGGCATTACGAAGGGGACGTTCTTCTCGCCTAAGGGTAATTTTCTGGCTTTCTACCAGAAGGACGAGAGCCGCATAGCGGATTATGCTTTTGTGAATTACGACACTGTGCCTGCGCAACCTAAGGTGATTAAGTACGCTTTTGCAGGTGGCCCTAATGAGAAGGCTTCTATTGGGATTTACGATTTTGCTACTAAGAAAGTACATTATTTGCAGGTAGATAATAAAGACGATCACTACCTTACCAATCTGGCGTGGAGCCCCGATGAGAAGTATATTCTCTTGGCTGAGGTGGATAGAGATCAGTCGCATTTTGCATTGAACCGCTACGAAGTGGCTACGGGCAAGAAGGTGAATACGCTTTTTGAGGAACGCAATAGCAAATGGGTAGAACCCGAATCGGCTGCGGTGTTTCTGCCCAATAAGAACGATGAATTTCTGTGGCTGAGTGAACGCAGTGGTTTTACAAACGTGTACCACTACAACCTCAATGGGAAGCTCATTAAGCAGCTGACGAATTTCAAATGGGTAGTGCAATCGGTGGCGGGCTTTGACGCTAAGGGTGAGAATGTGTTCATCGTAGGCACCAGCCCCGATGCGCGTGAGAAGCACGTTTACAAGGTGAACATCAAGAGTCCGAAGAAGGTGGTGCAGCTCACTAAGGTGGCAGGCACACACGAGGCTTCGCTGAGTAGCGATGGTAAGTATCTTTTGGATGTGTATTCCAACGTTACTACACCTGAGGTCACTCAGGTGATCAGCACGGATAATGGAGTGGCGAAGGAAGTGCATAAGGCGGCTAATCCTTTTGAAGGCTTGGCTATCGGCACGACAGAGTTAGTGAGCCTGAAGGCAGACGATGGCACAGTGCTCTACGGGCGTCTCCATAAACCATCGCATTTGGAAGCTAACAAGAAGTACCCAGTGCTCATCTACGTTTACGGTGGTCCACACGCACAGGAGGTAACCAATAGCTGGCTTGGAGGGGCGCAACTGTGGATGCCTGTGTTTGCAGAGAGTGAAGATTATATTGTGTTCTCAGTGGATAACCGCGGTAGTGAGAATCGTGGGTTTGCCTTTGAGAGTGTGATACACCGCCATCTGGGAGATATTGAGATTAAAGACCAGCTCAAGGGGGTGGATTACTTAAAGTCGTTGCCTTACGTAGATGGCAATAGGATTGCTGTGTACGGTTGGAGCTTTGGGGGCTTTATGGCGTCGAGCCTTATCACGCGTGCCCCTGAGGTGTTTAAGGCAGCCGTAGCGGGTGGAGCTGTAACCGATTGGAGTCTTTATGAGGCGATGTACGGCGAGCGCTATATGGATATGCCTCAGGAGAACCTTGAAGGGTATGCCAATAGCCGTGTGATGAAGTATATCAATAAGTTGGAAGGTAAGCTGTTGCTCATCCACGGTAGTGTAGATGATACGGTGGTACCGCAACACTTTATAAACCTCGTACAAGCCTCGCTCAGGGCGAAGAAGTCGGTGGATATGTTTGTCTACCCTATGCAAGCGCACGGGGTTCGTGGCTTGGACTATGTGAACCTATTGCAGCGTATTACGGACTATATCAAGGCTAATAACAAGTAA